TGGAGACTTTCTTCTACAAATAAAGAGCCCTGTTTCTAGAGATCTATTGATTTAAACACAGATCGGCTTACTCTTCATCATGTTAAGAGCAATTTGCAGTCCAAATTTTTTTCTCTGCATCAGTTCAATTTTTGCGGTCAGAGAGACTTTTGCTTATTTTGATCCGAGGTGACACTAACAAAATTTCACAATGAAGATTCGATACTAGTAGATGAAGTATACGATGTTAGTGTAAGGGAATAGTAATTCTGTTTTTCTTGGGCGAATTCCTATGTCAAAACAGCTTTAGAAAGTCCTTAAATCTAAAGCTAATATGTTTTAGGAACATCTTTTATTCTTTTAACTCCTCAAGTATTTCTTCTGGTATTTTGAAATCAAAAAAATCACTCAATGATATACCGAGCGCATTAGTAATTTGTAAAAGTTGAAAAACGGATGGATTTATATTGCCCTGTTCTAATCTGTTTATGCTCTGTTTATCTTTATTACACAGGTGTCCAAGTTCAGGTTGCGAAAGCCCTTTTTTGTTTCTTAAATAGGCAATTCTTTTACCAATTAATATTTTGAACTTATCCTTAGGCATGTTAATAGCATTAGGATGCAAGCTCTTTAGATATATTTATTTTTGAGTAAACGTATTTGTTTACTTTTGAATTTTATTTTATATTTGTCTTAAGGTAATCATGATAGGTATTTATTTATTCAATATTTAACCTTTCATGATTAAATTAATAATTTTGCGGCACTTCAAGAAAATAAGTTAGAGGTACCGCTTACGAGCCTCGCCACGAAATCTGGTAAATTGAACGCGAGAGTAAGTGAGAACCCATTCCCTATATTTTTATAGGGCTGGGACTCGCTTGTGTCTTTTGTGTTCACCTGTCTTTCATTTTATGATGGGCAGAAGGCTTACCAGGGCCTCGTGACAAAAGGCAGAGTCCCAGCCCTATTATTTTCTATAATCTCTGGTATTCTCCCCTCTAGGCTCTTTTAATATGCAACCAATTAAGAGAGAAATATGAAGTCTTATTTAACCATTCAATTCTTCGAAAAGCTACCACCTTGATCAGGGCAGATGCTGTAGGCATCCGGCTTATTTAGGCCGTAACATCTTAACAATCCAATCAATTTTCAATTAATCTTAAAAGCTATGAAAGAAAAAACAGGCTTAATGGGATGGGTATGGCCTGTTCCTAAGCCTCAAAAAACGGTACCGCAGGAGCCCAAAGCTCCTTGCAGGCATAAAGCACGGTGCAGCCTAGTCATCGGAATGCTATGCTGCTGCATCTCGGTAGGCGCGCTAGCCCAGGGCGCGAGCTTAACGAAGGAAAGAGTTAGTGTGGGTACCAATCTTTCGGATGTGAGTTTAACTACCATTCTCAACTTTCCGTTAAGCTCCGCCCGCCTCTCAGACTTTAAAGGTAAAGCCGTGATCCTTGATTTCTGGGCGACCTGGTGCGGCTCCTGCGTTTCGGCGATGCCTAAACTGCAAGCCTTACAGGGGCAGTTTGCCAAAGACTTGCAGGTGCTGCTGGTCACTAATGAAGAACAAGCGAAAATTGCATCCTTCCTCTTAAAGGTCAAACAGGTGAGGGACTTTACCCTGCCGGTTGTGCTGGACAGGGATCACCGGCTCTGGGAGCTGTTTAACATCCGGCTTGTTCCGCAGTATGCGTGGATCGACCGCCATGGGATCTTTCGCGGCGTCACTACCTCTGAGCAACTCACCCCGGGCAATATTCAGGATTTTGTCAGCGGCAATTATCACTTTCTGCCTGAACAGGCCGGGGCAGGAAGTTCTGCTGCAGGTGGAGGGGAGCCGTCGTCGGGTTTGCTGTATAGCTCCACCCTCAGCGGCTACCAAGCGGGAAGTGGAAGCAACAGCTTTATCGGTACGGGGAAGGTAAAGGCGGTGAACTGTACGCCGGAAATGCTCTTTCGCATTACCTATGGCCAGGGGAAACACCTCTTGCCATATCCCATCTGGAAAACCCGGGTGATCCGGAAGGATTCCTTGTCCCGTGCCCCAAAGGGGAAGAACACGGCACCCACCTATGGGTACGAGCTGAATTTCCCTGGCGAGGCTACCGATAAACTGCTGGCGATGATGCGCGCGGATCTGGAGCGTTACTTTCCGCTAACGGCAAGGCTGGAACAGCAAGCCATCAGCTGTTTGGCCTTACGGTGCAATGGAAAACCCATCCTTAATTCAACAGGCGGCCCGCCCCAGGCCGAGGAGAATTATTTCGGCGTGCGCCTGGTGAATCACCCCGTTCAGGCGCTCATCGAAACGCTGCAATCCTACTCAAACCTTGGCATACTGGATGAAACCGGCATCAGCTCGCCCATCGATATAGAGCTGAAGGCAGAGCTGGGCGACCTGGCTCAATTGCAAAAGGCTCTTGCCGCCTATCATTTGGAATTAACACCAGTCACCCGCCAGGTGGAGGTGCTGGTAATTAAAGATCGTACCACTCAACCTAACTGATATGAAACAACTGTTGAATTATATATGCGCACTCCTATTGTGTGTGCCGCAGCTGGCCAGCGGACAGACCAGCCCGCAAGGCTCGGTCACAGGACAGGTCCTTGCTGCCGATGGCCTTCCGCTGGCGGGAGCGAGCCTCTGGCTCAAGGGCAGCTCCGTTGGTACTTCTGCTGATATTGAGGGACAGTTCCGCTTAAGCCTTGCTCCAGGAGCCTATACGCTCGTTATTTCTTTTATTGGCTACCAGACCAAGGAAGTGAACTTTAAAGTTCCGCTGAAAACGGCCCTTTCGATTACCTTAACTGAAAATACTGCACAGCTGAAAGAGGTGGTGGTCTCCACGGGGTATCAACACCTGCCCCAGGCGCGGGCCACGGGCTCCTTTGCTAAAGTAGACCAGGTGCAGCTGGATAGGGTGGTGGCCACCGGTGTGCTGGCCAAGCTGGAGAACACGGTCAGCGGCCTGGTGGTGAACCGCTCGGCCTTCGGGGAACCAACGCTCACCATTCGCGGGCAGAGCACCATCTACGGCAATGCCCAGCCCCTGATCGTCGTGGATAACTTCCCCTATGACGGGGACATCGATAACATCAATCCGAGCGACGTGGCCAGTGTGACCGTGCTGAAGGATGCCGCTGCCGCCTCGATCTGGGGCGTCAGGGCTGGAAACGGGGTGATTGTGATCACCACCAAAAAAGGCAAAACGGAAGAGCCCTTGAAAATGCAGCTGACGAGCAACGTCACCGTTGGGCAAAAGCCGGATCTCGCTTACCTGCCCACGATTTCTTCGGCCGGCTTTCTGGATTTTGAGCGGCACATGTTCAATGCAGGCTATTACCAACCCCTGGAGCAGGACGAGACCCAGCCTGCCTTGAGCCCGGCAGTGGAACTGATGATCAAGGAGCGGGACGGGCTGATCACGCCAGCTGAGGCGGCAAGTCAGCTTGAGGCGCTGAGCAAACTGGACGTGCGTAAGGACTTGGCTCGCCATTTCTTTCGCCCGAGCGTCAACCAGCAGTACGCCCTGAGCTTCAAGGGAGGCAGCAAGAACGTGCGCTATTATGTTTCGGGCGGTTGGGACAATAACCTGCCCAGCGAAGTCGCCAATCACTACAAGCGCATGACGCTGAATTCCTCGCTCTCCTTTCAGCCACTCAAGCAACTGGAGCTGGGTGCAGGGCTAAATTATACCCAAAGTACCAGCCGCCAGAATAACCCGGGGATTAATTTACTCTCGAGTGCCTCGGCCTATGCCAGTAAGCGCCTGTACCCGTATGCCCAGCTGGCGGACGCAGCGGGCAATCCCCTTGCGGTAGTCAGCCAGTACCGGGCCGGTTTTGTGGAAAGTGCCCCGGCCAGCGGCTATTTGGACTGGAACTACCGCCCGCTTGAAGACCTCAGGCTGGCCCAAAACCGTGCCGACCAAAACGACATGAGGGCCAGCGTCCAACTGAAGTACTCCCTGACGGACTATGTGAACGCGGAAGCCAGCTACCAATACGAACGTGCTTTTACCAACACGACCAACCTGCAAAATAGCGCCTCGTTTGCCACGCGCGATCTGATCAACCAGTTTAGTGAAGGCAGCGGAGCGAGCCTGGTTCGGAACATTCCCCTGGGCGACATTCTGGACCGGCAGGACGGGCAACTGAATGCCCAGACCGTTCGCGGCCAGCTGAACTTTGTAAAAGACTGGAACCAGACGCACTCGGTGGCAGCGCTCCTGGGCGCAGAGGCCAAGGAGTTATCCACCCTGGCCAGCGCCAGCAGGCTGTATGGCTATGATCCGCAAACCTTGAGCAGCGAAGTACTCGACCTCACTAGAAGCTACCTAGTTCGCCCCTTGGGCTATTATAACTACATTCCCACCTTGCGCGGGCAAAGCGAAAAGCTGGACCGCTTCCGTTCCTTTTATGCCAACGCCTCCTATACCTTAAAAGACCGCTACATGCTGAGCGGAAGTGGCCGCCTGGATCAGAGTAATTACTTTGGCGTGGCCACCAATGGTCGATCCGTTCCGCTTTGGTCAGTGGGAGGAGGCTGGATGATCCACCGGGAGCCGTTTTATCAGCTCAAGGGGATATCCCAGCTGAAGCTACGGGCTACCTATGGCTACAACGGCAACATCGATAAAACGGTGACGGCCTATACCACCGCCCGCTACAGCTACGATCAACTCAACTTCGTCCGGAGCTTGGAGATTATTAATCCCCAAAATCCAGAGCTGCGCTGGGAAAAGGTGGGCATGCTGAATGTGGGCCTGGACTTTGAGCTGCAGGGCAAGGTGCTCAGCGGCTCTTTGGAATACTACCGTAAAAACGGACAGGACCTGATCGGCAACATGGCCCCGGATCCGACCAGCGGGGTGAGTAGCTTTCGCGGAAACGTTGCCCACATGAAAGGGCAGGGGATTGATGTGCACCTTAACAGTCGGAATTTGGACAAAGGGGTGAAATGGTCGAGTCAGCTGCTCTTCAGTTATGCCACCGATCGGGTGACGGATTACGCGAAAAAGGACGTGGCCTATAACTACACCCAGCTGAGTACGGGCATTGACATCTATCCGCTCAAAGGCAAGCCCGTGTACGGGGTGTACAGCTACCGCTTTGCAGGGCTGGACGCACAGACGGGCGACCCGGTGGGGTACGTGAACGGTGAGAAAAGCACGAACTATTCGGCCATCATGGGAGTCAGTCCCGAGGAGCTAGTGTATCACGGGCCGGCCCGCCCCACCTACTCGGGTGCCTTGCGCAATACGCTGAACTGGAAGAACTTCGGGCTTTCCTTTTCCCTTGGCTACAAGCTGGGCTATTATTTCCGCCGCAATTCCATCTCCTATTCGCAGCTGGCCCAAACCTGGAGCGGGCATAGGGACTATGACTTGCGCTGGCAGCAGTCGGGCGATGAACGGACTACCACGGTACCTTCCTTGCCGGCCCTACTGAACAGCAACCGGGATGATTTCTATTTGAAATCGGAGGTGCTGGTGGAGAATGCCTCGCATGTGCGGCTGCAGGATTTGAACCTGAGCTATGCATTACGTAAACAACAGCTCAAAGCGCTGCCGGTGGAGCACCTGGAGCTCTACCTGTATGCCAATAACCTAGGGGTACTCTGGAGGGCGAATAAGCAGGGGATTGATCCGGACGCGGTGCCCAACGGAGGCGCCTCGTTCCTGCCTGCGGTCAGAACCCTCGCCTTTGGAATCAGGGTGGATTTTTAACCTTTAACTCACAAGATCATGAAAAGAACCTATTTCCTATACGTTCTCCTTTTTACAGCAGGACTGTTCTCCTGCGGCAAAGAATGGCTGGATGCCCAGTCGGATAAAGCGCTGGTGGTACCTAGCAGTCTGCGGGATTTTCGGGAGCTGCTGGATAACGCTTCGGGGGTCATGAATAACAATTATGCCCTATTAGGGGAAATTGGCGCCGATAACTATTACCTCAGGGCAAGCACCTGGCAAGCGGCTTCCCTCACCAACCGGAATGCCTACGTCTGGGCCAAAGATGTCTTTGGAGGCAGAACAGAGCTGAGCTGGAATGCCGCCTACAAGCGGGTGCTTTACTGCAATACGGTGCTTCAGGGCCTGGAGGACCTCAAGTCCACTTCGGCCCAGCAGGACGAGTGGAAGGAGCTAAAAGGAACGGCCTTATTTTTCAGGGCCCATACCTTTTACGACCTGGCCCAACTCTACGCCCCGGTCTACTCCGAACCTACGGCAGGATCGGCCTTGGGCATCCCGCTGCGGTTAACCTCCAGCATTAATCAACGCTCGGGGCGGGCAAGCCTTAAGGAAACCTACGAGCGGATTGTGAGCGATTTAACCCAGGCAGCACCGTTACTCAGCACGGCCTCAGCCTATAAAACCCGGCCGACCCGGCAAGCGGCCATGGGCCTGTTGGCCCGGGTGCACTTGTCGATGCAGGACTATGAAAAGGCTTACCAGGCAGCCGATGCAGCGCTGCAGCTTAATCCGGCGCTGCTGGATTATAACCTATTGGATCTAATTGGGGCTAATCCCTTTCTGCCCATGAATGAAGAGATC
Above is a window of Solitalea lacus DNA encoding:
- a CDS encoding RagB/SusD family nutrient uptake outer membrane protein, with amino-acid sequence MKRTYFLYVLLFTAGLFSCGKEWLDAQSDKALVVPSSLRDFRELLDNASGVMNNNYALLGEIGADNYYLRASTWQAASLTNRNAYVWAKDVFGGRTELSWNAAYKRVLYCNTVLQGLEDLKSTSAQQDEWKELKGTALFFRAHTFYDLAQLYAPVYSEPTAGSALGIPLRLTSSINQRSGRASLKETYERIVSDLTQAAPLLSTASAYKTRPTRQAAMGLLARVHLSMQDYEKAYQAADAALQLNPALLDYNLLDLIGANPFLPMNEEIEFYAQLSYSSILASTNYRVDSMLVRSYAANDLRRKAFFSRRPDGTHTFIGSYSGALHFGGIARDELYLIRAECLARKGQVLEAMNDLNTLLKNRMERVSFVPLSAGSAEEALRVILTERRKELLFRGLRWTDLRRLNLDGRFAVTLKRNLNGTSYELVPQDKRYVYPIPDDVINASGMQQNER
- a CDS encoding SusC/RagA family TonB-linked outer membrane protein, which produces MKQLLNYICALLLCVPQLASGQTSPQGSVTGQVLAADGLPLAGASLWLKGSSVGTSADIEGQFRLSLAPGAYTLVISFIGYQTKEVNFKVPLKTALSITLTENTAQLKEVVVSTGYQHLPQARATGSFAKVDQVQLDRVVATGVLAKLENTVSGLVVNRSAFGEPTLTIRGQSTIYGNAQPLIVVDNFPYDGDIDNINPSDVASVTVLKDAAAASIWGVRAGNGVIVITTKKGKTEEPLKMQLTSNVTVGQKPDLAYLPTISSAGFLDFERHMFNAGYYQPLEQDETQPALSPAVELMIKERDGLITPAEAASQLEALSKLDVRKDLARHFFRPSVNQQYALSFKGGSKNVRYYVSGGWDNNLPSEVANHYKRMTLNSSLSFQPLKQLELGAGLNYTQSTSRQNNPGINLLSSASAYASKRLYPYAQLADAAGNPLAVVSQYRAGFVESAPASGYLDWNYRPLEDLRLAQNRADQNDMRASVQLKYSLTDYVNAEASYQYERAFTNTTNLQNSASFATRDLINQFSEGSGASLVRNIPLGDILDRQDGQLNAQTVRGQLNFVKDWNQTHSVAALLGAEAKELSTLASASRLYGYDPQTLSSEVLDLTRSYLVRPLGYYNYIPTLRGQSEKLDRFRSFYANASYTLKDRYMLSGSGRLDQSNYFGVATNGRSVPLWSVGGGWMIHREPFYQLKGISQLKLRATYGYNGNIDKTVTAYTTARYSYDQLNFVRSLEIINPQNPELRWEKVGMLNVGLDFELQGKVLSGSLEYYRKNGQDLIGNMAPDPTSGVSSFRGNVAHMKGQGIDVHLNSRNLDKGVKWSSQLLFSYATDRVTDYAKKDVAYNYTQLSTGIDIYPLKGKPVYGVYSYRFAGLDAQTGDPVGYVNGEKSTNYSAIMGVSPEELVYHGPARPTYSGALRNTLNWKNFGLSFSLGYKLGYYFRRNSISYSQLAQTWSGHRDYDLRWQQSGDERTTTVPSLPALLNSNRDDFYLKSEVLVENASHVRLQDLNLSYALRKQQLKALPVEHLELYLYANNLGVLWRANKQGIDPDAVPNGGASFLPAVRTLAFGIRVDF
- a CDS encoding helix-turn-helix domain-containing protein; protein product: MPKDKFKILIGKRIAYLRNKKGLSQPELGHLCNKDKQSINRLEQGNINPSVFQLLQITNALGISLSDFFDFKIPEEILEELKE
- a CDS encoding TlpA family protein disulfide reductase — protein: MKEKTGLMGWVWPVPKPQKTVPQEPKAPCRHKARCSLVIGMLCCCISVGALAQGASLTKERVSVGTNLSDVSLTTILNFPLSSARLSDFKGKAVILDFWATWCGSCVSAMPKLQALQGQFAKDLQVLLVTNEEQAKIASFLLKVKQVRDFTLPVVLDRDHRLWELFNIRLVPQYAWIDRHGIFRGVTTSEQLTPGNIQDFVSGNYHFLPEQAGAGSSAAGGGEPSSGLLYSSTLSGYQAGSGSNSFIGTGKVKAVNCTPEMLFRITYGQGKHLLPYPIWKTRVIRKDSLSRAPKGKNTAPTYGYELNFPGEATDKLLAMMRADLERYFPLTARLEQQAISCLALRCNGKPILNSTGGPPQAEENYFGVRLVNHPVQALIETLQSYSNLGILDETGISSPIDIELKAELGDLAQLQKALAAYHLELTPVTRQVEVLVIKDRTTQPN